Proteins from one Bacteroidota bacterium genomic window:
- a CDS encoding ABC transporter ATP-binding protein — MSQELLLEVKNLSTHFYSEGRTIKAVDNISFNIYRGETVGIVGESGSGKSVTSLSIMRLIPWPPGKIVSGQILYHDSKGIVDLATLPEKEMRRFRGNDISMIFQEPMTSLNPVFTCGSQVDEAIMLHQKKNKKQAKELTLSLFQSVQLPDPLRIYKAYPHELSGGQKQRVMIAMAMSCNPDILIADEPTTALDVTVQKTILDLMAELKNKIRASIMFITHDLGVIADIADRVLVMYKGHIVEQGTVLDIFENPQHPYTKGLMACRPPLQKRLKKLPVISDFMEEDADGNIIEKKTDLHEIIVTEKEIADRLENLPKQNPILKVEHLKTYFPTNKNFLGKTTDWIKAVDDVSLNVYPGETLGLVGESGCGKTTLGRTIIRLQEPTSGTVEFMGKDILALDHNAMKQVRKEMQIIFQDPYSSLNPRLTIGYAILEPMQVHALYNNDKQRKEKTIELLEKVNMPADVYGRYPHEFSGGQRQRICIARALALNPRFIICDESVSALDVSVQAQVLNLLMDLRSEFGFSYIFISHDLSVVKFMSDRMLVMNKGKIEEQGPADVIYNNPQSDYTKKLIEAIPKGNVEAIKQRLLTV; from the coding sequence ATGTCGCAGGAATTGCTTTTGGAAGTAAAAAACTTATCTACTCATTTTTATAGTGAAGGAAGAACTATAAAAGCCGTAGATAATATTTCTTTTAATATTTATCGTGGAGAAACCGTTGGCATTGTGGGTGAATCAGGTTCAGGTAAATCTGTTACCTCTTTATCTATCATGCGACTAATTCCCTGGCCACCGGGAAAAATAGTGAGTGGTCAAATATTATATCATGACTCAAAAGGTATTGTTGATTTAGCAACGCTTCCTGAAAAAGAAATGCGGCGCTTTCGTGGGAATGATATCTCCATGATTTTCCAAGAACCCATGACAAGTTTAAATCCTGTTTTTACTTGCGGCTCTCAAGTGGATGAAGCAATAATGTTGCATCAAAAGAAAAATAAAAAACAAGCAAAGGAACTTACACTCTCTTTATTTCAAAGTGTGCAATTGCCGGATCCATTGCGCATTTATAAAGCATATCCGCATGAATTAAGTGGCGGACAAAAACAACGGGTGATGATTGCAATGGCGATGAGTTGTAATCCCGATATTTTAATTGCCGACGAACCGACTACTGCGTTGGATGTAACTGTGCAAAAAACAATATTGGATTTGATGGCTGAACTGAAAAATAAAATCAGAGCATCCATTATGTTCATCACGCACGACCTCGGTGTAATTGCAGATATTGCTGATCGTGTTTTGGTAATGTACAAAGGTCATATTGTGGAGCAGGGAACTGTGCTCGATATTTTTGAAAATCCACAACATCCTTATACAAAAGGTTTAATGGCATGCCGACCACCTCTGCAAAAGCGATTGAAAAAATTACCGGTGATCAGTGATTTTATGGAAGAGGATGCGGATGGAAATATCATTGAAAAAAAAACAGATTTGCACGAGATTATTGTTACTGAAAAAGAAATTGCAGATAGATTAGAAAATCTTCCAAAGCAAAATCCAATTTTAAAAGTTGAACATTTAAAAACTTATTTCCCAACTAATAAAAATTTTTTAGGTAAAACAACAGATTGGATTAAAGCCGTGGATGATGTAAGTCTAAATGTTTATCCAGGCGAAACACTAGGACTTGTTGGTGAAAGTGGCTGCGGAAAAACCACATTAGGTCGCACTATAATCCGTTTGCAAGAACCTACTTCAGGAACAGTAGAATTTATGGGTAAAGATATTCTTGCTTTAGATCATAATGCGATGAAGCAAGTGCGCAAGGAAATGCAGATTATTTTTCAGGATCCATACAGTTCATTAAATCCACGGTTGACAATCGGCTATGCAATTTTAGAACCGATGCAAGTACATGCACTTTACAATAATGATAAACAACGCAAAGAAAAAACAATTGAGTTATTGGAAAAAGTTAATATGCCGGCGGATGTGTATGGCAGATATCCGCATGAATTTTCCGGCGGACAACGTCAACGAATTTGTATTGCAAGAGCATTGGCATTAAATCCCAGATTTATTATTTGTGATGAATCAGTTTCTGCACTCGATGTTTCTGTGCAGGCGCAAGTATTAAATTTATTAATGGATTTGCGCAGCGAATTTGGTTTTAGTTATATTTTTATAAGCCATGATCTCAGTGTTGTAAAATTTATGAGCGATCGTATGTTGGTGATGAATAAAGGAAAAATTGAAGAACAAGGACCTGCAGATGTTATTTATAATAATCCGCAATCTGACTATACTAAAAAACTGATTGAAGCAATTCCAAAAGGTAATGTAGAAGCAATAAAACAACGATTATTAACTGTATGA